The window NNNNNNNNNNNNNNNNNNNNNNNNNNNNNNNNNNNNNNNNNNNNNNNNNNNNNNNNNNNNNNNNNNNNNNNNNNNNNNNNNNNNNNNNNNNNNNNNNNNNNNNNNNNNNNNNNNNNNNNNNNNNNNNNNNNNNNNNNNNNNNNNNNNNNNNNNNNNNNNNNNNNNNNNNNNNNNNNNNNNNNNNNNNNNNNNNNNNNNNNNNNNNNNNNNNNNNNNNNNNNNNNNNNNNNNNNNNNNNNNNNNNNNNNNNNNNNNNNNNNNNNNNNNNNNNNNNNNNNNNNNNNNNNNNNNNNNNNNNNNNNNNNNNNNNNNNNNNNNNNNNNNNNNNNNNNNNNNNNNNNNNNNNNNNNNNNNNNNNNNNNNNNNNNNNNNNNNNNNNNNNNNNNNNNNNNNNNNNNNNNNNNNNNNNNNNNNNNNNNNNNNNNNNNNNNNNNNNNNNNNNNNNNNNNNNNNNNNNNNNNNNNNNNNNNNNNNNNNNNNNNNNNNNNNNNNNNNNNNNNNNNNNNNNNNNNNNNNNNNNNNNNNNNNNNNNNNNNNNNNNNNNNNNNNNNNNNNNNNNNNNNNNNNNNNNNNNNNNNNNNNNNNNNNNNNNNNNNNNNNNNNNNNNNNNNNNNNNNNNNNNNNNNNNNNNNNNNNNNNNNNNNNNNNNNNNNNNNNNNNNNNNNNNNNNNNNNNNNNNNNNNNNNNNNNNNNNNNNNNNNNNNNNNNNNNNNNNNNNNNNNNNNNNNNNNNNNNNNNNNNNNNNNNNNNNNNNNNNNNNNNNNNNNNNNNNNNNNNNNNNNNNNNNNNNNNNNNNNNNNNNNNNNNNNNNNNNNNNNNNNNNNNNNNNNNNNNNNNNNNNNNNNNNNNNNNNNNNNNNNNNNNNNNNNNNNNNNNNNNNNNNNNNNNNNNNNNNNNNNNNNNNNNNNNNNNNNNNNNNNNNNNNNNNNNNNNNNNNNNNNNNNNNNNNNNNNNNNNNNNNNNNNNNNNNNNNNNNNNNNNNNNNNNNNNNNNNNNNNNNNNNNNNNNNNNNNNNNNNNNNNNNNNNNNNNNNNNNNNNNNNNNNNNNNNNNNNNNNNNNNNNNNNNNNNNNNNNNNNNNNNNNNNNNNNNNNNNNNNNNNNNNNNNNNNNNNNNNNNNNNNNNNNNNNNNNNNNNNNNNNNNNNNNNNNNNNNNNNNNNNNNNNNNNNNNNNNNNNNNNNNNNNNNNNNNNNNNNNNNNNNNNNNNNNNNNNNNNNNNNNNNNNNNNNNNNNNNNNNNNNNNNNNNNNNNNNNNNNNNNNNNNNNNNNNNNNNNNNNNNNNNNNNNNNNNNNNNNNNNNNNNNNNNNNNNNNNNNNNNNNNNNNNNNNNNNNNNNNNNNNNNNNNNNNNNNNNNNNNNNNNNNNNNNNNNNNNNNNNNNNNNNNNNNNNNNNNNNNNNNNNNNNNNNNNNNNNNNNNNNNNNNNNNNNNNNNNNNNNNNNNNNNNNNNNNNNNNNNNNNNNNNNNNNNNNNNNNNNNNNNNNNNNNNNNNNNNNNNNNNNNNNNNNNNNNNNNNNNNNNNNNNNNNNNNNNNNNNNNNNNNNNNNNNNNNNNNNNNNNNNNNNNNNNNNNNNNNNNNNNNNNNNNNNNNNNNNNNNNNNNNNNNNNNNNNNNNNNNNNNNNNNNNNNNNNNNNNNNNNNNNNNNNNNNNNNNNNNNNNNNNNNNNNNNNNNNNNNNNNNNNNNNNNNNNNNNNNNNNNNNNNNNNNNNNNNNNNNNNNNNNNNNNNNNNNNNNNNNNNNNNNNNNNNNNNNNNNNNNNNNNNNNNNNNNNNNNNNNNNNNNNNNNNNNNNNNNNNNNNNNNNNNNNNNNNNNNNNNNNNNNNNNNNNNNNNNNNNNNNNNNNNNNNNNNNNNNNNNNNNNNNNNNNNNNNNNNNNNNNNNNNNNNNNNNNNNNNNNNNNNNNNNNNNNNNNNNNNNNNNNNNNNNNNNNNNNNNNNNNNNNNNNNNNNNNNNNNNNNNNNNNNNNNNNNNNNNNNNNNNNNNNNNNNNNNNNNNNNNNNNNNNNNNNNNNNNNNNNNNNNNNNNNNNNNNNNNNNNNNNNNNNNNNNNNNNNNNNNNNNNNNNNNNNNNNNNNNNNNNNNNNNNNNNNNNNNNNNNNNNNNNNNNNNNNNNNNNNNNNNNNNNNNNNNNNNNNNNNNNNNNNNNNNNNNNNNNNNNNNNNNNNNNNNNNNNNNNNNNNNNNNNNNNNNNNNNNNNNNNNNNNNNNNNNNNNNNNNNNNNNNNNNNNNNNNNNNNNNNNNNNNNNNNNNNNNNNNNNNNNNNNNNNNNNNNNNNNNNNNNNNNNNNNNNNNNNNNNNNNNNNNNNNNNNNNNNNNNNNNNNNNNNNNNNNNNNNNNNNNNNNNNNNNNNNNNNNNNNNNNNNNNNNNNNNNNNNNNNNNNNNNNNNNNNNNNNNNNNNNNNNNNNNNNNNNNNNNNNNNNNNNNNNNNNNNNNNNNNNNNNNNNNNNNNNNNNNNNNNNNNNNNNNNNNNNNNNNNNNNNNNNNNNNNNNNNNNNNNNNNNNNNNNNNNNNNNNNNNNNNNNNNNNNNNNNNNNNNNNNNNNNNNNNNNNNNNNNNNNNNNNNNNNNNNNNNNNNNNNNNNNNNNNNNNNNNNNNNNNNNNNNNNNNNNNNNNNNNNNNNNNNNNNNNNNNNNNNNNNNNNNNNNNNNNNNNNNNNNNNNNNNNNNNNNNNNNNNNNNNNNNNNNNNNNNNNNNNNNNNNNNNNNNNNNNNNNNNNNNNNNNNNNNNNNNNNNNNNNNNNNNNNNNNNNNNNNNNNNNNNNNNNNNNNNNNNNNNNNNNNNNNNNNNNNNNNNNNNNNNNNNNNNNNNNNNNNNNNNNNNNNNNNNNNNNNNNNNNNNNNNNNNNNNNNNNNNNNNNNNNNNNNNNNNNNNNNNNNNNNNNNNNNNNNNNNNNNNNNNNNNNNNNNNNNNNNNNNNNNNNNNNNNNNNNNNNNNNNNNNNNNNNNNNNNNNNNNNNNNNNNNNNNNNNNNNNNNNNNNNNNNNNNNNNNNNNNNNNNNNNNNNNNNNNNNNNNNNNNNNNNNNNNNNNNNNNNNNNNNNNNNNNNNNNNNNNNNNNNNNNNNNNNNNNNNNNNNNNNNNNNNNNNNNNNNNNNNNNNNNNNNNNNNNNNNNNNNNNNNNNNNNNNNNNNNNNNNNNNNNNNNNNNNNNNNNNNNNNNNNNNNNNNNNNNNNNNNNNNNNNNNNNNNNNNNNNNNNNNNNNNNNNNNNNNNNNNNNNNNNNNNNNNNNNNNNNNNNNNNNNNNNNNNNNNNNNNNNNNNNNNNNNNNNNNNNNNNNNNNNNNNNNNNNNNNNNNNNNNNNNNNNNNNNNNNNNNNNNNNNNNNNNNNNNNNNNNNNNNNNNNNNNNNNNNNNNNNNNNNNNNNNNNNNNNNNNNNNNNNNNNNNNNNNNNNNNNNNNNNNNNNNNNNNNNNNNNNNNNNNNNNNNNNNNNNNNNNNNNNNNNNttatatatttatatagttatatatataatcataggtaccatatataaaatatcggtgaattcggtattttctatagtgggaactatattatattaagtgtgtgtttaaatatttttattttcttggaaccattatttatggtggtttcctttgttttacttttagttaaacaatattgcataaaccaagaataaatcctcgagccttgacaaaatttataatttgtaaacttcgttcttgcatttggtaatctataaattaataaatttaaacttaaaataacctctctgtggatcgatctcgtacttacgaaatatattacttgcagacaacctacacttgggtgaattataatttaagtagtagcattgggcgatggatccatctacatattaccacagtactgagcaacggagacatcagcgacactttcACCCATCTGCCGAGCCTTTTgccaacatattaacatattatcgtatTCGTACAAATAGAAATATGATCGTCGAGCTCCCACTGagaccttctccctcacgatatctccaacttatcttttaacgttatcgtttcatcataaatttcataaacgttttaacatattaaatcataaaaatccataaaatttagaaccaacattttaacatattaaatcatatttaaaataatattttgatatattaaatcataaacatttaaaataaatgttttaacatatttatAGATCTCTAACAAgtatgatataaattttttcagAGCAATtgatatataaacaaaattatattttcatcatCTCTCAATATTGATTTATTAAATGATCCAGATGATCATTAGATTGAGCATGAAAGAAACAGAAATTTATTGTGCTTGACGttatatttattaatctttGAATCCATTGTGATTTGATACATACAAATCAATAGCTCTGAAtcctaacatttttttttagctTCTCTAATCCTGCGGTTGAAGCGTCaagctaatttaaaataaataatttttttgcattaaataaattaaatttcaaataccaACAAGACAACAATGATACTTCACAGCTACCGAATGTGCCACACCAAGTGTGCTCATCGCCAAAGGACTCCCACTCCATACTCTTTTATCTGTAATTCAGAGCACACAGATTATTTGTCAAAAACAATCCGAATTCTCAAACAAATAAACCTTCCCCCACAATCACCTGAGAAATCAATATCCCTATCCTACTATGATTCATGTCAGTACAAAAATTCATTCAATTGCTATAAGATTACCCAACAATCTTTGGGATATGATTTTCGACCAAAAAACCTAATACAACATATagtgaaatttcattatttgatcAAAGGCCACAGCTTCAATGGTGATCCTCTTCGAGTTTACAACCCAACAGACTTTTCAACCTTCTGAATCTGGTTCAGGAATATCCAGGTCATCTGCAAGAACACAAACAACACTGAAAGAAATTCCAAGAGcagattttatattaattttttatcaggACTCGGTGGATgttttaaataatgataaaatacaTTTAATAGAGAGTACCACTGGTATATAGAAACAGAAAGTACCATAACATGAGGGGCAATTCTAACACAGTATACTGGGAATCCAGTGTAGAATTTGAAGGGTCCGCCTGACTTCAATGTTTTCATGACACAATCTAGAGAACCAGTGTACGGATATTTCCCCTCAGCATCCGGCTGCATTTTCTGTATTTGGGTTTTCACATAATCAAATGGTAAACTACAGGCTGAAGCAAAGAATCCTGATACAGTACTAGCCCCTGAAAAAATGGTAAAAAACTTgaacttaataaaaaaaataagaaaatgtaaGGTTTCAAGAATGCTCTCCAACtaggggtgtcaattcgggtggatCTAATGACTTTGGGTCGGGTTGAAGCAAGGGTGCTAAAAAATTCCCAACCCGAACCAAACCAACCCCAAAACTATAAACCCaaacccgaaccaacccgacCTGATTTTTAACTATGCAACattattcttttattctttaacaaaataagtaaatataaattcaaaacacataattatataatatcttAATTTAAACACGTAACAACAAAATCTCGactaaatatgataattatgtttcatggacttaaatatttaaatttaactgTCTAATGGTCTAAAATGTTAATTACTCcacaaaaaaaacatttatttagaAATTCAAATAATTCACAAAATAAATCTTATACGATGAgaatttattatatcaatacataacaaaaaaaatttcaaacatcacaaaGTAACTTTCAAGTTTCAAGCTCCACTTCTCTATTctgttatatatttttgtgcAAGTCAAACCTTCGAAAAAATAGAAGGCTGAAGTTAAGTGAAGGCAGAAGGGAAAAATGAAAATGTGATTACTCGGTACAAAAACAGGGTTGGACTTGGCCCTAAAATAAATAANCTTGATTCAGGTCAACACGACCCAACCcaatttttttcgggtcagaaTTCGGGTCCAACCCAATCTGACCCGTACCCTAAATCCCCCAACCCTACTCGTATCGGGTTCATTTTTGACACTCCTATCTCCAACATGACAGAGAAAAAGGTACTGCTAGTATAGAGTCAGAGTCTCTCACCGACAACTGTAGCAGCCTCACCAAAACCAAGAGAGTCCTTGAAGAACTCCACACTTTGATCATAAGAAGCAAGCATACCCATGTTAAGTGCCATAGCCCTTACCACAGTAGGGCCAGCACCTTTCCAGAGGGCTAACACCCCTTCATCAGCAACAATACGATAAAGTGCATGAAAGGCATTTGTGTAATTCCGCCGCTGGGCAACGGGTAATGTTGCATCTGCCTGCATGCGTATGAGGGCTAGATCTGCAGGACTACCAACTGTTGCTCCTATAGCTCCTGCAGTTAACCCACATAGAGCTTTTTGATAAAGTGGGAGGGGCTTTCCATCATTGGCTTCTAGTGCTTTGTTTGTCAAAATCCTATGTCAGAAAGAAGTCAGAGGAAATGCTATCttacattatttaaattataaaagattACATACATTTCCAGTATTTCCTTTATTATAAAGGAGTTCCATGTATTTTAATTAGCTTGAAGACAACTCATGCGGTCagaaattgaataaatattgTGTTGTATTCAAACTTCCAGATAGATGAAACATATGTTGCCATATATCTGATTCAGATGATGCACCAAATGTTAAAAAGATATGATGGTCTACTAATGCCAGCGCCTTTTCCTCCACCAAGCCTCTTAATTCAAGGATGTAATCAATAAAAAAGCTGCAAGAGCTGGTTCTGAGAAGGAATTCTTAAGTTAAGCTTCACATCAAcgtaaattcaataattttatcaGTCAAATCACCTAGCAGTTTAAGCAATTCAATTAACTGGCTACAAACAAATATTATTGATGCAACCTACGCAAATTAAACTTCAACAGCAAGATACAAATCCCATGCTTAACGATGAGTTTCTGTATTAGTTAATTGCTTCATCCATTTCACTTTCTTGCTACAAAGACCCACCAAAATGAACAGTCGATTCCCTAGTACCAACAACTTGAAAACTGATCAGCCACCAGAACTAATGAAAGAAAACTTAGGATTGTGTAGAAGATTATCCTTTCCCGTTCCTCGCTTCATTTTCCATTTGATGCTCCTTTTAATTCAAAGAAATATAAATACCTTGGGATGAAATGTAACATCTTATAGCGAAGTTTCTTAATTAgttgattttatttaatatttacaatGACTATGAAAGCACATAGAAAAATCTAAAATTCTGAACCAAAAAATACAAACAAACCTGCACATGCGAAGACCGAGCTAACATGTGTGCCATTCTAGTAGACAGATTGCACTAGTAAGGCAGGTAATCGTAACAAATTGTAGTGTAttcattcttcttcgtcaataaGCTACTCCCTCCACCCCAATTAACATTATTTTTCCACACATATTAATAAAGCTATTGGGAAattaatgatgttgggaaaaCAAGTCAATGAAAATTGAATACAATTATGCACATTAAATAGGGGTATATTAGTAAAAGGGTTTATTAAATGTGGAAAGACAGAAAAAAGAAACGTGGACTATATAATTGCGACAGAGGtagtataaataaaaataattaggaTGGTGGAAACGGATCTATATTTGGTTAACAAATTCTGGTGATTCCATTCATCTTTGTTGATaagcttaaaaaaaaaaattggacaggAAAGAAAATTTCTCATTTGATTGGTTGTGTTCTTAAAACATAAACAATGGTGTCCATGCTCAATGTAACTGATAAACAACACTCTAGTTTATCCGAAGTGTCACATCAACCAACCATAAACAAGGATGCAATATAGCATAAGAGATGCATTGTTCATAATACTTACTTAAATGACCCAAGCCTCGCAGTTGTATACGTAGCTTGTCTAAGAAGCCCTGCAGACAATCCCTGTAgaaacaataaaaatacaatCAAGATAAGGCAAAAAAATAAAGCATGTGGCTCATATCTGAATATCTCATGTTGAATCCAGACAAAGCCAGTATCTTTTGAATTTGAATCTCATATCACAAATTCGTAGAAGTATACATACATATCTGCAAGAGGGCATAtccatttcataattttcattgACCTTAAAAAGCATATATTTACAACATTGCTGAACTGTATGCCATCATgaagaaaatcaaatttaaatacGGAAAACTGAGGCTGAAAATGCAAAAGTAAACCTGAACTGTGAATTAAAATCAAAACCCATATGCATAAGCAGCACAAACTGAAGAAGATAAATCTCAGGTTCTTCAATGTCCCACATTGTCTATTGGTATATTCAACATATCTATAACCATTTTGAGAATTATGATAGGGGAGATTTATGTACAGTAGAAGCACTACTTGAAAACATGTTAATCAATGAACTACATTGTTTCAAGGCAGGAAGTCACATGACATCCATAAACTCAATCGATGTAGCCTTATAATTTTGAGTTACAAAATCTATCAATTTCCCAAGAAACCCAAAATGCTGCTACAAATGCCTGAACACCACAGGAAatatcttcatcttaataccaAAGAGAAGATCAACAACACAAGCAAATTCATAGAAAGATTGAGAGACTGAAGTGAGAAGATTACTATGTTTAGGGAAAAAAACTTAGAACAAATTATATGCATCAGTTTCAAATGCACCTGCCTTCTATGTTATATAGTCTTTCATATTAATAGATTTCAATTTCACCTAATAACAaaggaatttgaaattcattatattttttgtaattaacatgtaaataaataatacttggaattgagatttgatttatttttaattataacaataaaactatattagaaatccatgaatttcaaattcatctcccTAAATGACTTGAGTTTTCTCCTAAAAGTTTCAGATTTGAACCTTCTAATGATTTGGTTTTAAGGATAGGAATTATCAGGATGATAACTAAATCCTTGTAAgagtaaaaaatataaaaaattataaggaCTCAAAAAATGTGTTTCCTCTTTAGCACATTGAAAGCAAATAGATATTGAATGACTGCCCATGTCAAACAAACCTTGTAAAAGGCACCCACGCCCTCATTCTTAAGCATGTTCTTCGTAACCTCCCCAGCTGATCCCTGGCCCAATTGAATTCTCACCTGAAATCATGACAAAAGACTTAGAATAGATGTATGACCTTCAGCGCACAAAAACACCAGAAGAGTTTAAGTTCATCACCATCAacgtttaaaaatttaatacaaaGTCACCGAACTATCAGATCTACCTAAACCCTCAAATCAATCTTTCAACAAGATCGTGGTTGAAATAATATTTGCATCAACACATAATGGCAGTAAAATTACAAATCCATTACGGTATGAAAGAGAATCTAAAACTTATTCCAGGGTCTTTCAAGAATATAACAACCGTATTTTTTAGAATTAGAAAAGCCGATTCGATCCAAGATCTGAAACAAACAAAGCAGCCAACATTCTTCCAGTTCCgacaaaaaattaattatcaaaaaccaagcaattacaaaaaaaaaaaaagatgaaatgTGTCCgtatacccaaaaaaaaaccGAATACCTTGATCATATCGATTGGCTGGATAACACAGGTAGCAAGCATACCAGAGCAACCGCCATTAACAAAGGGCTTCACAGTGGGCCAAACTCCAGCTGATTTCGGCTTCTCCTCTCCCATGTTTCTCCTTTTTCTTCAATGTGGTTTTTCAAACAGAGGGAGGGATGGTCAAAAGAGAAGACGAGCACTCCTCGTTAGTGAAGAACACAAGGGTTTTGTTAGGAATGTAAATGAGCCGAGCCGAGCTGAGCCGAACAGTATCAGGCTcgggctcgggctcggctcggGCTCGTTACGAGCCTTTGGTTTGAAGCTCGGGCTCGACTCGTTCGGAAGTTATGaagctcgggctcggctcgagctcggctcgttaatgGCTCGTTTATCTTGTTTAATGAGCCTGGCTCGGGTTCGGCTCGTTAAACAAGCTCGTTTATCTTGTTTAATGAGCCtggctcgggctcggctcgagctcggctcgttaatgGCTCGTTTATCTTGTTTAAGGAGCCTGGCTCGGGTTCGGCTCGTTAAACAAGCTCGTTTATCTTGTTTAATGAGCCtggctcgggctcggctcgagctcggctcgttaatgGCTCGTTTATCTTGTTTAATGAGCCTGGCTCGGGTTCGGCTCGTTAAACAAGCTCGTTTATCTTGTTTAATGAGCCtggctcgggctcggctcgttaatggctcgttttttaatataatttttaatttttaatttattattatttatcatacataattattttaatattataactcattaattatctcaaattcgAGCTCACGATCTacctaaacgagccgagctcgagcccgAGCTTGTGAACCActtaaacgagccgagctcgagctcgagctcacgagccagctaaacgagccgagctcaatTTTGAGCTCACGaacctattatcgaacatgttcacgagctaacgagccgaACATCATTACTCTCAAGCTCGGCTCAACAAAATTGTCGAGCCCAAAATAaggctcgggctcggctcgatAAGCTTAACGAACGAGCCCGAACGAGCTTTTTAACGAGCCGAGATCCGAAAAGATCGCGAACAGTTCGGCTCATTTACATCCCTAGNAAAAAATGAGTGGAAGAGAACATACATGAAAAGTGAAGCGTAAAAGAAGGGAAACAAATTTACAACTAAGCTGAAACGTTCATTATTcgttgttttttaaaatatactagaatttttttttcttaattcatTCGGTCGATACactaaacatttaaatataaatagtttgcaccatttaaaataaaccaacaaacctaatatttgaaaatctaaaataaaGTCATTCAAAGCATAAAGTCGTAAACGTCAACAAACCTAaactaacattatttcaaaaataaacttaactctaacatactctcaaaaacctctcaaaagcatcataagtcataaaaaattttaaataatcataaatcataaacatagttttatttgcggaaaactagcgaaggtcctcgggttgtgtgcaccttcagtccagctagttcaaccatcaagacctccatcaatatcaagctcacctgcatcgatcactcctagtgagtctattgactcagcaaactttgatcatgatagcaagtaatacatatacattcacaaataacagtgaaaatacttttaataaaatagtttttcatgaacataaactttaaacattttttctttcatcatatactttttcctttttatcatatacgtatacgtttctctttttattgaattcagatccttaATTGTGACAATCGTATTAGCTGTAGTATAATGCCcgaattctaaaaaaaataataattactgTTCATCGGGTTAATAGTCACGCGCTGCGGCGCTAGAATAGTGACGCCTAAGCGCTAACAGTTCGAAAATTCTGGCGTTGCGGCGCTAGAAAGTGGCGCTGAGGCGCTACAGACGCGAAAAATCAATATCTAAGTCAACTTTCACCTCCACCAAtcatttcatttcttctccacGCAAATGTTCATCCATTTCCTCTCCATTATCGAATTTCATTCCTTATTTTATGGGTGATTCGCTcaagaaaaatatgaaatgaaggTAGATTTATGATCCTCTCATCACGGGCTTCACGAGGATGTGACTATTTCTcatatttattcaagtttggaaatgggttgaagtttagaattgattaTTTGAGTTgacatttgagatattaagatgtttaagatgttgtatttgagttggtttgaatttagaATGGATATGtgcatggtttcttgttttgtGCAATATCAGTTTTATGCCTACTAAATTTTGGGTTTATAGGACGGTTCTaatttggattttgatgttatggtcttcatcaaacttgtagagcaTTGAGTTAGCTTAGATTTGGTTCTTGAATAACTCAATTCCATGAataaatgagagagatatgtgatttttacaaaaaatggTCTAGAAATccgagttagtgcagatttgtgtACATTTATTCTGTTTATCCGACTTCTGGGATTTATTGGTGGGGATTTGGAATTTGGTGTTCAAATGAAAGTTATAGAACATTGTCTTGTCTTCAAAATGATAccaaattggcttgattccattggatattgaggaagttatgctcaaaatactaAACTATGCCAAATTTGTACTGAtgcataatttcgaaaattatgttgtatgtttcaaATTAT of the Primulina huaijiensis isolate GDHJ02 chromosome 1, ASM1229523v2, whole genome shotgun sequence genome contains:
- the LOC140981744 gene encoding mitochondrial dicarboxylate/tricarboxylate transporter DTC-like — encoded protein: MGEEKPKSAGVWPTVKPFVNGGCSGMLATCVIQPIDMIKVRIQLGQGSAGEVTKNMLKNEGVGAFYKGLSAGLLRQATYTTARLGSFKILTNKALEANDGKPLPLYQKALCGLTAGAIGATVGSPADLALIRMQADATLPVAQRRNYTNAFHALYRIVADEGVLALWKGAGPTVVRAMALNMGMLASYDQSVEFFKDSLGFGEAATVVGASTVSGFFASACSLPFDYVKTQIQKMQPDAEGKYPYTGSLDCVMKTLKSGGPFKFYTGFPVYCVRIAPHVMMTWIFLNQIQKVEKSVGL